The sequence below is a genomic window from Lolium perenne isolate Kyuss_39 chromosome 4, Kyuss_2.0, whole genome shotgun sequence.
gcgtcccaaatccctttgggggacgctttgggaacgcggctggagatgctcttactactCACTTGCTCTCTGAAATGGGTCGGGTTAGGCCATGTGTATGATCGTCTTGCCAACGTGTACACGTTTGCTTCGTGTATATCTCCTCGTCTGCTCGTCACTATGCCGACAGGGCGTACGAGCGGACAAGGTGTAACCGTCCAAGGACACATAATCAAGCGATATCGTGGGGACATGCTCATTCGCAGAATAGCATCAGCTGCCTGCTAATCTATGCGTTTGAGCCAAAACATCCACGGAGACGGGGCTGCAAAACTAGTCACAAGCATGAGCTTACTTTAAACAGAGTATCCGAGTACGCACGCTTTGTGACGGAAAGATGATGGCCGGTGTCAGAAGTGGCCTCCGTCGTCCTCTCGACCGGCCATCAACGCCGCACAGTGGAGAGATGGAGGCCACCATTTGCATGATGAGCTGCCATCTTTGTACTCTTGCGATTCCCCGCACATACACACGGCTACAGCCTCTTTTCTTTCACACCAGAATAGTCCGCtcatcttctctctctctcctgagGCGCGTGTGACAGTGTGTGGGAGATTATAATAACGGCAGAGGCCAAAAGCTCCAGCGAGCGAGCCTGCTTGCTACGGGCACCCACTGACGCTCCTACCAAGAACAACCTCGCCAAGGAATCCTAGAATCCAAGAAAGGCATCATCACCACAAACAGGGGAAGGAGGAGGAGTCTGAAGCACTCCCAGCCAGAAGCAGGAGGGTGTGGAGACCGGTGAAGACCACGCAAGGCACACCACACTTGCCTTGTGTGTCCTGCCGTGTGGTCTTCCTCCTCGTCTCCTGCCGCCTTCCTTCCTCTCGGAGGAGCGGTGACCGTGATGGCGCGGCGGTGGCCTGCTGCAGCGCTCCTGCTGCTGGGCTTGGCCGTGGCGGCGGTCGCCGCGGAAGACGCGGTGACCTACGACAAGAAGGCGGTGGTCATCAACGGGGAGAGGAAGATTCTCTTCTCCGGATCCATACATTACCCCCGGAGCACCCCCGAGGTAACTGCATTTCTTCTTCGAAAAGCGCATCCTTTTCTTCTAGCTTTTCCGGCGGAGGGGAGTTTCCTCCTCCTGGGTGGCGTTCTTCGCGGCTTCTCGGTGGAGATGTCGTTGGAAAAAGCGAAATGCTGCTTGATTGACTGTACTCTACGTCTCCCCTGTTTCCGCCCAATGTTCCGCAGCGACGCATATCGGCATTCCCCTATTCTTGCGGAGTCCTTTGATTTTCTTGAAATGCTCCTCATTCTGCTTGCTTGCTCCAGCAACCATTTTTTGGGGAATTTCATTCCTCGCCACCGTGAACAATGTGGCCGGTTGGACTTTTTTCTACTTTCCTAATCTCTGGCTGATGTACTGACTACCGACTGTCACTTGGTTTCTCATTGCTCAGATGTGGGAAGGCCTGATTCAGAAGGCGAAAGACGGAGGCCTGGATGTGATCCAGACCTACGTCTTCTGGAACGGGCACGAACCAACTCAAGGAAATGTATGCATTGCACTCACACTTACCACTACCTTCCCCTTTACTTCCCACCCCCCAAGTGGCCCAGCGTGAACTGTTACGGTAGCTAGGAATTTCAATGGAGTTTTTCTCTCGCTTGCCGCAGTACAACTTCGAAGGGAGGTACGATCTGGTCAAGTTCATTAAGACCGCCCACAAGGCCGGGCTCTTTGTGCATCTCCGCATCGGTCCCTACATCTGCGGGGAGTGGAATTTCGGGTATTTACTCCTTATTACCACTTGTTGAAAATCACCACAAGTACTAGTACAATTGGAGTATTGTTTACTGGCAATGTACGCTTCCAGATTGGTGTATGCGTATGTTTTACTTCTCTCACTTGACTTGTGCTGCCATGCGGTTTCTGCAGTGGCTTCCCGGTTTGGCTCAAGTATGTTCCGGGCATCAGCTTCAGAACGGACAACGAGCCTTTCAAGGTCAGTGGAAGCCTCCGCCATTTCTGGATCTTGTCTGAAATGCACATTTTTTTATTCTGAAGTTTGTGGCAATGCCGTTTTGTTTTGTAGTCGGCAATGCAGGGGTTTACCGAGAAAATTGTGGGGATGATGAAGAGTGAGGAGCTCTTTGCTTCCCAGGGTGGCCCTATTATCCTTTCGCAGGCAAGTGTATACATTTTCCTTAGAGATTAATGCAAAAGGTTTACATAGTGTGGTTGTTTACTGCATATACTATTTAAGTGCCCTGTACAGCATGCTAAAATAGAATcggcttgatattaatatattgcaCTTTATCTGAAAATGTAAAACTGTTCATTTACTTGTTGCAAGTGCTCTGCTTAGTTTTGTTCTTTTACACTTGATGATATCAAGCTGAAATTAGCAGTTCAGCATTTCGTGGGTTTCGACATAATGATAGATGTTTCATGTTTGTCAACATGGTTCGCCTTAGTCTGCATGTTTTCTCTGTTGCTCATGGTGTTGGCTATTGTTGTTTGGAGTGCAGATCGAGAATGAGTATGGTCCAGAAGAAAAAGAATTCGGTGCCGCTGGAAAGTCATACAGTAACTGGGCGGCAAAGATGGCCGTGGGATTGGACACCGGTGTGCCGTGGGTGATGTGCAAGCAGGATGATGCCCCTGACCCAGTGGTATGctaatcttcttctttatcgaatTACAAAGATCAATGGGCACAAATGTGGCAAACTGATGTTTACTTCCTCATAGATTCttaagagtttatttttgtgacggAGTATTAAATTTTCTGCTAAACATATTTGTGGATTAGTTGTGTAACAGGTAATaaatagcaaggatacagagcttGCTCATACATATTTTCACTCATTATAGAaccaatttaaaaaaaaaaatcaaaaggggAGTGAAACCCTGGCCTCTACATCAAttgatgcacacagccttttattAAAATGGTTTATCATCCTAAATTAAATCAATTGATGGAAATGATACTTACTCTGACTGTGACCCTATGATGGAGTATGCTGCATCTTTTCTCTTTTGTTGAACAAGTTGTTGAAATTACATTTATCTTGTCCTTTCTACAGATAAATGCATGCAATGGTTTCTACTGTGATGCATTTTCTCCGAACCAGCCTTACAAGCCTGCAATGTGGACTGAAGCTTGGACCGGATGGTAAGTTCTCTTTTTTTGTGTGGAAAAGACTATATATTGTGAAAATTGTGCAGCTACAATTTTCGTTGATGTGATTCATGTCTATCACCTGAATTCTATTAATTCCTCGTGTTTGCTGTACAACAGCATTACTAAAATCGATAACAATAATTTAGGTTCACTGAATTTGGTGGGACCATCCGTAAACGTCCGGTCGAAGATCTTTCATTTGCTGTTGCTCGCTTCGTACAGAAGGGTGGTTCATTTATCAACTACTACATGGTATGACAGAAAAACAAGTTACACATTATATGCTTAATACTTTAGTAGTAAGCTGTCTCAGAGCCTCCTGAGGTAGAGATATTCATGGTTGGTTGTTTATTGCTTTTTTGAATGTAGTATCACGGAGGAACAAATTTTGGGCGCACTGCTGGAGGTCCCTTCATTACCACAAGCTATGATTATGATGCTCCACTTGATGAATATGGTATAGAGCAAACTTTTCACTGTTCATCATCTTTACCTATTATTTGTAATTATTTGCTGACTTTTCATACATATGCACACTTTATTAAATAGGTTAGATCTTTCATTACTCAAACTCTGTTTTGGTACTATCTAGGACTTGCAAGAGAACCAAAGTATGGACATCTTAAAGAACTCCATAGAGCTATTAAGTTATGTGAACCGATATTGGTTTCTGTTGATCCAGCTGTGACTTCCCTCGGAAGTATGCAAGAGGTCTGTCCTGATTATCTTTTCCCGTCAATGATGTATATAATATATATATCCTATATACCTTGATGTGTCACTTACTATAACCTATACTTCAGGCCCATGTCTACCGTTCTCCATCTGGTTGTGCAGCTTTTCTTGCAAACTACAATTCCAACTCTCATGCAAAAGTTGTCTTCAACAATGAGCATTACAATCTTCCACCTTGGTCAATCAGCATCCTTCCCGATTGCAAAACTGTTGTTTTTAACACTGCAACCGTAAGTTCCACTTTTTCTTAAGTATGGTACTGGCGTTCTCCGGTCTTATTTTTTTGATCCACTATATGACGAGTTCACTTAGCTGGTTCAAACTGTTATCGTCTCCTCAGGTTGGTGTTCAGACATCTCAAATGCAAATGTGGGCAGATGGGGCCTCTACAATGATGTGGGAGAGGTATGATGAAGAGGTTGGTTCACTCGCAGCTGCTCCGGTCCTCACAGCAACTGGTCTGCTGGAACAGCTTAATGTAACAAGAGACACCAGCGACTATCTTTGGTACATCACCAGGTAATGCGACACGAATAAGTTGCAGGTCTCTAGATATAACTTTGTTGGAAGTTCAAACTTTATGTAAACTTTGCTTCCTTTCTGTTTATGGAAAATCGAGGGACACTTCCTTAGTTCCTTTCATGCTAAAACGTAACATGCATAAAATGGTTGTTACAGTGTGGATATAAACCCATCTGAGACGTTCCTACAAGGTGGCAAGCCCCTGTCTCTCTCTGTGCAATCTGCTGGACATGCGTTGCACATTTTTATTAATGGACAGCTACAAGGTTTTCCACGTGAAACTGTTCCCTTTGTTATGCAACACTATCATTGTGGAAACAGAATAGTGAATTTTTTAGAACTTCTGGTATAGGTTCTGCTTCTGGAACCAGGGAAGATAAAAGAATCTCATACAAGGGTGATGTTAACCTCCGTGCGGGTACCAACAAGATTGCACTGCTGAGTGTTGCTTGCGGGCTGCCGGTTCGTTCCCTTGTTGCTGCATGTATTTACATTTATATAGTCTTACAGCTAATAAGGTGGTCTATAACTGTGAATGATTCTTGTCATGCTATATAGAATATTGGGGTCCATTATGAGACATGGAATACTGGTGTCAATGGTCCTGTTGTGCTTCATAGATTAGACGAAGGTTCGCGAGATCTGACCTGGCAGACTTGGTCCTATCAGGTATGTGCAGCATCCAATTAGTTCTTTATCGACGAATCTATGTTAAGTAAGGAAAAGTAATTATATCTTTATCTATGTTAGGTTGGTCTGAAAGGAGAACAGATGAATTTGAACTCCTTAGAAGGCTCAAGTTCAGTTGAATGGATGCAAGGATCACTGGTAGCACAAAACCAAATGCCATTGACATGGTATAGGGTAAGGAAAAAATAATCAATGTTGCCTGAACCGTTCTGCTGTTTACTATTCTTAGTCCCACTCTTACAACTGTTTGTTTTAATAGGCATACTTTGAAACTCCCAGTGGCGACGAACCACTGGCTCTGGATATGGGTAGCATGGGCAAGGGACAAATCTGGATAAATGGACAAAGCATTGGACGGTATTCAACAGCATATGCAACTGGGGACTGCAAAGATTGCAGTTACACTGGGTCATTCCGGGCAACAAGATGTCAAGCAGGTTGTGGTCAGCCCACGCAGCGTTGGTAAGACCATTTACAACAACATTCTGAACGAGAGGCGGCCACTCTGTTGTCTTATCTTTCTTAGTATTCAAAAGTCTTACTGCTTGATATTTCTCCGCTTTTTCCTAAATTTAAAACTAGAGTATTCACTTACAATTTTTTTGTGTGGTTCTGTCCTCTTGTTAACACAATGGTTCAAACTGTTATATGCAGGTATCATGTGCCGAAATCCTGGTTGCAACCAACTAGAAACCTATTAGTTGTTTTTGAGGAAGTTGGTGGGGATTCTTCGAAGATTTCCCTTGCAAAGAGGTCAGTCTCAAGTGTCTGTGCTGATGTATCAGAGTTTCATCCGGATATCAAGAACTGGCAGATTGAGAATGCAGGGGAGCCTGCCCCTGAGTTCCACAAGGCAAAGGTGCATTTAAAATGTGCAGTTGGGCAGTCCATTTCTGCCATCAAATTTGCAAGCTTCGGTACACCTCTTGGGACTTGTGGAAATTTCGAACAAGGGGAGTGCCATGCAACTAAGTCACACACTGTTCTTGAGGTTAGTTCATCCTTTTGGTAACTTTgtacttgatttttttttttgtctcGCACGACCCTCCTTCGCTTTGAACAATTAACTTTGCAGGAAACATTATAAACTCTCCGCCAGAATCATTCAAAATTCGCATGATAACAGTGTTATGGTGCTCACAGATTTTTCTTGTGTTCATTTCTGAAACAGAAATGCATTGGAAAACAAAGGTGTGCTGTCACCATCTCCCCCGACAACTTCGGTGGAGATCCCTGCCCTAACATGATGAAAAAGGTGGCGGTTGAGGCGGTATGTTCTCCCGGTACATAAGCAGCTCCGTCGACTATGACTAATTTAAGGTTGGTGTCGAAAAACGGGTGGTCTTGTGCGTGATCAAGCAAGCACAAATTGAAGTGGTGCGATGAGAGTTCAATTGTAAAGTGCCAATTTCACCGTAGAGGTGGCTGGAGGATTAGAGGGTCATTTCTAGCATTTCGATTCAGATTAGGATTCGTGCTCTACTGCATCTCCATGAATTGTTCAGAGCGGCCAACTGGATAATTGAGGTTGGTCCTGGAGTGGAGTGCAGGGAGAGTAAAGGCAGAAGATTTGATGCGTTCTTTCGGTACGTGTTGGGCTGCctcatctttgttgaagaagaaagaTGCAGGTGAATTGTGCAATGTACCCTTCTTTTGAACTACTGGTGACTAGAGAAACCTGTTTTAGCTGCGCAGTGAGCATAAATATGCTGCTGATCACTTTGTCTTATGTTATCTTGTGATAAACCTTATGATTCATGTCCCGACAGCCTTAGCAGCAGGCTTGTGAATCCTGAATGCATGTGGTGTGCCTGAAGAAATGTTAATGCTGTTTAGAGTTAATCTTGTGAATCCTGAGTGGGTTTAGACTGGCAGGAAGCGTAGTAATTGGCAACAAAACTAGTTCCTTGTCTGAATAAATGTGAAAGATGTTTACACTTTAGGGTCAGCATTGGATACCTAGTTGATGGTCGCCAATTCAGCCACCGATCTTGCAGGAACCGGTGCCAGACAGCTCCAGGACCAGCAAAACACTATCCTGGACTTGATAGATTATATGTTCTTGCTCGGCCTAACCTAATAATCATGGCAATTATTGACAGTGGAGGTAGGCCGGCAAAACAGATAGGCCTGCAGAAATAGAGCTCCAAGAACAGAGAAAGGCAAATTGGAAATAATCAGGCAACCCTAATATACGCAGCAACATTCCCCGGGACGACGCAAGGCAAACGACGGGGATGATTGTGCTGCCCAAAGAATTGTACAGTACATTCTAAAACCCTAGAAGCTAGCGATGACCAACGTCCTGACACAAGACTGAAGCATGCAGTAGGTGCAGGTGCAATTATAAAAGGGGCGTCTGTTTGACGATGTGCTCCCTCTTGGGCTTTGGCCGGCGATCGCGGCTACCCCTCTTACTCGCAAGTGCACATCATTTTATACCCACGTCTTTTGGGTTTTGGCTCATGCTCTGAGTATCTGATGCATTGTTTAGCTGGAGATGTTATAAAACTGTTTGCAGTCCTACGGTCAACAGTTGACGCTCCTACAGCTTATTTTCAGCGCAGCTTTGTAGCATATCAACTGCAACACGTGAAAAATGTTGTTCGCAGGATGCTGTTCGCCGTGTCGGATAGTCACACGACATATCAGTATGTTCTTCTTCAGAGACGGCAAAGTTGCGTAGGTTTTCACAGCCGTCCAAAATGGCAGATCTGCGTAACACTGCAGAAAGAAATGTGGTGAGGTTTCCCAGATAACCATTTCTTTTTAAAATTACCGGACGACCTCTGAATTTATGGTTGCAAGCAACCATCTCCGGTGAACACGTATGGTATTTCGACATGTCAAGATGCCGAGGCATGATACATGGAAGTAGACATGAAAATATGAAGCTAACAACATATTATATGCTTCGACTCGCAGTCCAAGACTTGAACAATTCGTACTTTCACTAACAAAAGATACTGTGTGTGATGATTTGTCGACCAGCTGCAGCATGCAATTGTTGTTAAAGAGATCGAAAGAACCAACCTAAATAAGTATGTATAGAAACATGGAAAACAAAATTTAAAACAAGATGTTGGAAtataaggctggtgccaacccaacgccccactcccgccccgccacgtcagcttttgggccactctcaccccactctcaccccactctcaccacacggtgccaatgcatgggctatagtccccactctcacttctctcccctccacatcaccatttcttttccacattaagttatttcactcgattttgtttagacattcaaaataatgcaagaaaatatTTTATTCAACTTAAAATATTTCCGATTACATAATAGTTAATAAATTGcataataaatattaaaaattacataataaataaaaatTCTACTCTAGCTCGCTCGCCTCTGCTCCCGCCTCGCTCCCGCCGCTCCCGCTTCGCCTCCAGCCCGCCTCCCGCCCGCCTCCAGCCCGCCTCCCGCCCGCCTACCGCCCGCTTTGCCTCCCGCCCGGCCCGCCAACGCGCCGCCCCGCCTCCGCCCGCTCcc
It includes:
- the LOC127296858 gene encoding beta-galactosidase 5, whose amino-acid sequence is MARRWPAAALLLLGLAVAAVAAEDAVTYDKKAVVINGERKILFSGSIHYPRSTPEMWEGLIQKAKDGGLDVIQTYVFWNGHEPTQGNYNFEGRYDLVKFIKTAHKAGLFVHLRIGPYICGEWNFGGFPVWLKYVPGISFRTDNEPFKSAMQGFTEKIVGMMKSEELFASQGGPIILSQIENEYGPEEKEFGAAGKSYSNWAAKMAVGLDTGVPWVMCKQDDAPDPVINACNGFYCDAFSPNQPYKPAMWTEAWTGWFTEFGGTIRKRPVEDLSFAVARFVQKGGSFINYYMYHGGTNFGRTAGGPFITTSYDYDAPLDEYGLAREPKYGHLKELHRAIKLCEPILVSVDPAVTSLGSMQEAHVYRSPSGCAAFLANYNSNSHAKVVFNNEHYNLPPWSISILPDCKTVVFNTATVGVQTSQMQMWADGASTMMWERYDEEVGSLAAAPVLTATGLLEQLNVTRDTSDYLWYITSVDINPSETFLQGGKPLSLSVQSAGHALHIFINGQLQGSASGTREDKRISYKGDVNLRAGTNKIALLSVACGLPNIGVHYETWNTGVNGPVVLHRLDEGSRDLTWQTWSYQVGLKGEQMNLNSLEGSSSVEWMQGSLVAQNQMPLTWYRAYFETPSGDEPLALDMGSMGKGQIWINGQSIGRYSTAYATGDCKDCSYTGSFRATRCQAGCGQPTQRWYHVPKSWLQPTRNLLVVFEEVGGDSSKISLAKRSVSSVCADVSEFHPDIKNWQIENAGEPAPEFHKAKVHLKCAVGQSISAIKFASFGTPLGTCGNFEQGECHATKSHTVLEKCIGKQRCAVTISPDNFGGDPCPNMMKKVAVEAVCSPGT